TTGATTCACCATTGTTATTGATTCAGGTGATATAACTTTTTATATGTGACATATATTTAGAGAGAAATTGCATAAAATGTTAAACGATCAATATCAATGAAGGTAATTGCCCTATTTTAAAATTTAAAGTATTTTATCAATTTTAGCTTTAAATATTTTTTATTGTATTATGTAATACATGATgaaacttatactaattaaaacaggtTTGAAACTCAGTCCATTCACATAAATCTCATCAATTTTTTATGATACACACAAAAATATATAGAGTCGGAGTTGAAAAATATGACTTTTAAAAGTCAAAATGAGACATTTATTTTGAGACGAAAATAATATATTAGCAATGAACAGTCTTTAATTACACCATGTTGTATCAATATTTATCATTAAACCAAATAAATCATTTAAATTGGTAATTTTTCTTACTAGGTGACGCGACTTTTATGTGGAGGTTTTATTGTCGTTGTACGTCACAACCACACTATGAGCGACGCAGTAGGTCTTATACAATTCATGATAGCGTTAGGTGAAATGATAAAAGGAGCATCAAAACCAACTATGTTGCCTGTGTGGCAAAGGGGCGTGCTTTCTGCCCGAGACCCACCACGTGTGACATGTACTCACCATGAGTATGATGATCAACCAGCTACCGTTGATGAGATCATGGGTAAAATCTTGTTATCGAGCGACATGATCCAACAATCGTTTTTCTTTGGTCCTCAAGAGATATCAGCAATTCGTAGGTTTGTTCCAACACACTTTCAAAATCGTTCCACCTTTGAGGTGTTGACTGCATGTCTCTGGCGTTGTCGTACAATAGCTCTTCAACCAAATCCCGAACAAGAGATGCGTATGACATGCCCAGTTAATGCACGCAAGTTCAAATCTTTCATCCCTCCAGGATATTATGGAAATGCCATTGCTAGTCTAGTTGCTATCTCCTCGGCTAGAGACCTATGCAATAAACCATTAGGCTACGCGCTGGAGCTTATTATAAATGCAAAATCTAATGTCACGGAAGAGTACATAAGGTCTAGCGCAGACCTAATAGTAATCAAAGGACGACCATCTTTCTCATTCTTTGAAGGAAGCTATTTCATCTCAGACGTAACTCGGCTCGGATTTGATGAACTCGACTTAGGTTGGGGAAAGCCGGTGTATGGGGGTCCTATAAATGTGTGCACACAATTTTCTAGTGTCTACACACGATCTAATAATCAGAAGGGTGAGTCGGGCATCGCGGTAACCTTATCTTTCAGAAGCGTCGAGATGGATAGATTTGTCAAAGAATTAAATAGCATGTTAGTGTAACACAACTAGTGCTTCAAGAGCACAAGTTACTCGCTCCTTGAAAAATATATTTTCCGCATTTTATTATAACCAACGACACCACACTCTGTTCGGTACTGGAACCAGCCCTAACTAGGCGGTTGTACACATAGATCGTGTGGTTTTATTTCGACTTTTATCAAAATGGTATCTTAAATAATTTTAAAAGTTTATATATGAACCGAACAAGCCGATCCATAATTTCTGGTATTGACTTTCACATACGTGATTTGTAATCTTCATGGTCTTGTGatatatatgataattataa
This genomic stretch from Rutidosis leptorrhynchoides isolate AG116_Rl617_1_P2 chromosome 11, CSIRO_AGI_Rlap_v1, whole genome shotgun sequence harbors:
- the LOC139877668 gene encoding benzyl alcohol O-benzoyltransferase-like, translated to MFTVQRHEPELIIPDKPTPREVKTLSDIDSQKSLRMHVSGIFFYHTDPKMGNQNPAIVIKEALAKVLVFYYPFAGRLKEDEMGKLMVDCTSEGVLFIEAEADVTLKQLGDVIHPPFTYTEKFLYDVPGSSGVFDSPLLLIQVTRLLCGGFIVVVRHNHTMSDAVGLIQFMIALGEMIKGASKPTMLPVWQRGVLSARDPPRVTCTHHEYDDQPATVDEIMGKILLSSDMIQQSFFFGPQEISAIRRFVPTHFQNRSTFEVLTACLWRCRTIALQPNPEQEMRMTCPVNARKFKSFIPPGYYGNAIASLVAISSARDLCNKPLGYALELIINAKSNVTEEYIRSSADLIVIKGRPSFSFFEGSYFISDVTRLGFDELDLGWGKPVYGGPINVCTQFSSVYTRSNNQKGESGIAVTLSFRSVEMDRFVKELNSMLV